The Pochonia chlamydosporia 170 chromosome 1, whole genome shotgun sequence genome window below encodes:
- a CDS encoding ATP-dependent permease ADP1 (similar to Saccharomyces cerevisiae S288c NP_009937.2) gives MAPSLWRSLALGAMVYLPSAVLAFRNSSYQDIDILRSKLALMDDRPPNCPPCFNCLLPSHVCAQYAGCNEFNGKCDCPAGFGGDDCLQPLCGSLAKGRDRQMRSGETCDCDEGWTGINCNVCTDNRACNAMVETGKGGVCYQNGEVIHQNHQLCKVTNRKITDLLGEQRPEVTFSCQKEEKTCDFQFWVDAVESFYCHLSDCDSSAEFGETKNTTSYKCDKIRCSCISERMLCGKDGSIDLSDFLDQAIRGPGGFQCTQQNGGAHDCAFKEPEMDKLIRSLIGDSSILLDCQAGECLHETQVPGYRRPVKQINTPLIAGVIAICALFVVAVIIMTWVLSRRKLRYGAIRLEDSDDEATKLMAEHKPATLYFENVSYQLGGKGILGGIQGVCHPGEVTAIMGASGAGKTTFLDILARKNKRGSVEGTFYVNGENVGSSEYKKVVGFVDQEDTMLPTLTVHETILNSALLRLPRDMSRAVKEQRVFEVEKELGIYHIRDSLIGSEEGKGRGISGGEKRRVGIACELVTSPSILFLDEPTSGLDAFNAYNVVECLVTLAKSYQRTVIFTIHQPRSNIVALFDRLILLAQGKAVYSGPFAECQPYFDSIGYECPQGFNIADYLVDLTMHAGRSVSADDGGVAVDAASVGPSSTKAVKSIASISGNSTGEDSVGELSPSPRPRNFRRDSIRQRQERELFTRRKQTADTTASSDAGGEEAGNYKLQLNPTNALLSQTRDDPHDLPPAATANSVTDLDLMTQAFSRSKIAQTTHQEIRQAVTIAAETNGSNANGYIDDRPSLGIGVIGRGYARVGYVGQFIILSQRTWKNLYRDPMLMLTHYAIAIILAVFSGYLFYGLTDDIPGFQNRLGLFFFLLALFGFSTLTSLNVFSTERLLFLRERANGYYSPITYFAAKVLFDIIPLRIVPPILMGSIIYPMTGLVPDSAHFFRFLLVLVLFNLAAAAICLFVGILCKNGGVANLIGSLIMLFSLLFAGFLLNHDATPPGALWLQTLSIFHYGFESLIVNEVVELTLVDKKYGLDITVPGAAILSSFGFDNGALWSDVRNLGVFAITFIVMAYIAMHFLLVEKR, from the exons atggctccGTCGCTATGGAGAAGCTTGGCTCTTGGGGCTATGGTTTATCTTCCCTCAGCAGTACTAGCCTTCAGGAACTCCTCATATCAAGATATTGACATACTGCGGTCTAAACTCGCCTTGATGGATGACAGGCCTCCTAACTGTCCTCCTTG cttcaactgtCTTCTTCCATCCCACGTCTGTGCTCAGTATGCTGGCTGCAACGAGTTCAATGGGAAGTGTGACTGTCCGGCAGGCTTCGGTGGCGACGATTGCCTTCAACCAC TTTGTGGTTCCCTAGCAAAGGGTCGAGATCGACAAATGCGCTCTGGGGAAACGTGCGATTGCGACGAAGGGTGGACCGGGATCAATTGTAATGTCTGCACAGACAATAGAGCTTGCAACGCGATGGTAGAAACCGGGAAAGGAGGTGTCTGCTATCAGAACGGCGAGGTCATACATCAAAACCACCAACTTTGCAAGGTGACTAACAGGAAGATCACGGATCTTCTCGGCGAACAACGACCCGAGGTCACCTTTTCCTgtcagaaagaagaaaaaacCTGTGACTTCCAGT TCTGGGTCGATGCTGTGGAATCGTTTTATTGCCACTTGAGCGATTGCGACTCCAGTGCCGAGTTTGGTGAAACCAAAAACACCACGTCCTACAAATGCGACAAGATACGCTGCAGTTGCATCTCAGAACGCATGTTGTGCGGCAAGGATGGCTCAATAGATTTAAGCGACTTTCTCGACCAGGCAATTCGCGGCCCTGGGGGCTTCCAGTGCACCCAACAGAATGGTGGTGCTCACGACTGCGCCTTTAAAGAGCCAGAGATGGACAAACTTATTCGCAGCCTGATTGGTGACTCTAGCATCCTGCTTGATTGTCAGGCCGGAGAATGCTTGCATGAGACCCAGGTTCCAGGGTACAGAAGGCCGGTGAAGCAAATCAATACGCCTCTTATTGCTGGAGTCATCGCTATTTGTGCACTATTTGTTGTGGCTGTCATTATCATGACCTGGGTTCTCTCACGCCGAAAGTTGAGGTATGGTGCGATTCGCCTGGAGGACTCCGACGATGAAGCAACCAAACTCATGGCTGAGCATAAACCCGCTACTCTGTATTTTGAGAATGTCTCATATCAATTAGGTGGCAAGGGTATCCTGGGTGGTATCCAGGGTGTTTGTCATCCAGGTGAGGTGACGGCAATCATGGGCGCTTCTGGGGCGGGAAAGACAACCTTTCTGGATATTCTTGCTCGTAAAAACAAGCGCGGCTCGGTAGAAGGCACTTTCTACGTGAATGGTGAGAACGTCGGCAGCTCAGAGTACAAAAAGGTTGTTGGGTTTGTTGACCAGGAGGACACAATGCTCCCAACACTCACTGTTCACGAGACAATTCTTAACAGCGCTCTTCTGCGATTGCCCCGTGATATGAGTCGCGCGGTGAAGGAGCAAAGAGTATTCGAGGTAGAAAAAGAACTGGGCATTTACCATATTCGCGATTCGCTGATTGGGTCCGAGGAGGGCAAAGGGCGTGGTATATCTGGTGGTGAGAAGCGCCGGGTTGGTATAGCCTGTGAGCTGGTCACCAGTCCCTCTATTCTCTTTCTTGATGAGCCTACCAGCGGATTGGATGCCTTTAACGCGTACAACGTTGTCGAATGTCTTGTTACCCTTGCGAAGAGTTATCAAAGAACGGTCATATTCACGATCCACCAACCTCGGTCTAATATTGTGGCCCTGTTCGACCGCCTTATTTTGTTGGCACAGGGCAAAGCAGTTTATTCTGGCCCATTTGCCGAATGCCAGCCGTATTTTGACTCCATAGGATACGAATGCCCACAAGGTTTCAACATCGCCGACTACCTTGTTGACCTCACGATGCATGCTGGTCGAAGCGTCTCGGCCGATGACGGGGGTGTTGCAGTAGATGCGGCTAGTGTCGGTCCCAGCAGCACAAAGGCAGTGAAATCAATAGCAAGTATTTCGGGGAATAGCACAGGTGAAGACAGCGTCGGAGAACTGTCACCATCTCCTAGACCCAGAAACTTTCGACGAGACTCAATTCGCCAACGGCAAGAACGCGAGCTATTTACTCGACGTAAGCAAACAGCAGACACCACGGCATCCTCTGACGCTGGTGGGGAGGAGGCAGGCAATTATAAGCTTCAGTTAAATCCCACAAACGCGCTGCTTTCACAAACTCGAGACGATCCTCACGATCTACCCccggcagcaacagcaaactcGGTCACTGATCTTGATCTCATGACGCAAGCATTTTCTCGGTCCAAAATAGCGCAAACGACTCATCAAGAAATACGCCAGGCTGTGACGATCGCAGCTGAGACCAATGGCTCAAATGCCAATGGCTATATTGATGATAGACCCAGCCTTGGTATTGGTGTCATAGGGCGTGGATATGCCCGTGTCGGTTACGTGGGACAGTTTATCATTCTTTCTCAAAGAACGTGGAAAAATCTCTATCGAGATCCGATGCTCATGCTTACCCATTACGCAATTGCCATAatcctcgccgtcttctcaGGATACCTCTTCTACGGTCTAACAGATGATATCCCAGGCTTTCAGAACCGGCTAGgtctctttttctttcttcttgctctaTTCGGATTCAGCACTCTTACGAGCTTAAATGTCTTTTCAACGGAGCGTCTTCTGTTCCTACGTGAGCGAGCAAACGGGTACTATTCGCCAATTACCTACTTTGCGGCCAAAGTCTTATTTGACATAATTCCGTTGAGAATTGTTCCACCAATTTTAATGGGGTCAATTATTTATCCAATGACTGGGCTAGTTCCCGACTCAGCTCATTTCTTCAGATTTTTGTTGGTTCTAGTCCTGTTTAATTTGGCTGCCGCTGCCATCTGCCTATTCGTCGGCATTCTATGCAAAAACGGCGGAGTTGCCAACTTGATCGGTAGCTTGATTATGCTTTTCAGCCTTCTGTTTGCAGGATTTTTACTTAATCACGACGCAACACCCCCCGGAGCCCTATGGCTCCAGACATTATCAATCTTTCACTATGGTTTTGAGTCACTCATAGTGAACGAAGTGGTTGAGCTCACACTTGTTGACAAGAAATATGGCCTCGACATCACAGTACCTGGTGCCGCAATTTTGAGCTCCTTCGGCTTCGATAATGGTGCTTTGTGGTCGGACGTTCGCAATTTGGGCGTTTTTGCCATAACCTTTATCGTCATGGCATACATTGCGATGCACTTCCTTCTGGTGGAGAAACGATAG
- a CDS encoding nucleolar GTP-binding protein 2 (similar to Aspergillus terreus NIH2624 XP_001214500.1), with product MGTGKKEANRRVRQGKTGDGLANVRVKGENFYRNAKKVKTLNMYKEGKAQRNAEGKITKAASYQSRDVPDARIEPNRKWFTNTRVVSQDTLNAFRDAMAEKAKDPYQVLLKSNKLPMSLIRDGQDTNGIKQHKAKMTVETSPFAEVFGPRAQRKRVKLNVSSLTDLAGDTEKSMDSYQDRLEQARLLSGLSGQDEEERQVTMAIEPVFDKGQSKRIWNELYKVIDSSDVVIHVLDARDPVGTRCRSIEKYLKEEAPHKHLIFVLNKCDLVPTSVAAAWVRSLSKEYPTLAFHASINNSFGKGSLIQLLRQFSTLHADRKQISVGLIGGPNTGKSSIINTLLKKKVCTVAPIPGETKVWQYVSLMKRIYLIDCPGVVPPSSTDTPTDLVLRGVVRVEKVEHPEQYISALVDRVKRHHMEKTYDLKGWTNATELLELLARKSGRLLRGGEPDLDGVAKMMLNDFMRGKIPWFTPAPSMNSDSNGIAGRDGRLGEMPKKRSIEDTEDPSTSTLPTVPGKEHGATDADSEEVFEGFSSDAEPPTTSDPTTDASVIPTATNSSTSKRRKKT from the exons ATGGGTACGGGAAAGAAAGAGGCCAACCGGCGAGTCCGCCAGGGCAAAACAGGGGATGGCCTCGCAAATGTGCGCGTCAAGGGCGAAAACTTTTATCG CAATGCGAAGAAGGTCAAGACCTTGAACATGTATAAGGAGGGGAAGGCGCAGAGAAATGCCGAAGGCAAGATAACCAAGGCCGCCTCTTACCAATCTCGGGACGTCCCAGATGCTCGAATCGAGCCGAATCGAAAATGGTTCACAAATACCCGAGTTGTGTCACAGGACACGCTCAATGCGTTCCGGGATGCTATGGCTGAGAAGGCAAAAGATCCTTACCAAGTCCTCCTCAAGTCGAACAAACTTCCTATGAGTTTAATTCGAGATGGTCAGGACACTAATGGGATCAAACAGCATAAGGCGAAGATGACCGTCGAAACCTCGCCTTTTGCTGAAGTATTTGGGCCAAGGGCGCAGCGCAAAAGAGTTAAACTCAATGTTAGCAGCCTAACGGATCTGGCTGGGGATACGGAGAAGAGTATGGACTCGTACCAGGATCGTTTGGAGCAGGCCAGACTTCTCAGCGGGCTgtctggacaagatgaagaggagcGCCAAGTGACCATGGCTATTGAGCCAGTTTTCGACAAGGGCCAGAGTAAGCGTATCTGGAATGAGCTCTACAAAGTTATCGATTCCTCTGACGTCGTTATCCATGTCCTGGATGCTCGCGATCCCGTCGGAACCCGATGCCGGAGCATTGAGAAATATCTCAAGGAAGAGGCGCCACACAAACATTTAATTTTTGTGTTGAACAAGTGTGATCTTGTCCCAACCAGCGTTGCC GCTGCTTGGGTTCGAAGCTTATCCAAGGAATATCCAACATTGGCTTTTCacgccagcatcaacaatTCATTTGGCAAGGGCTCCTTAATTCAGCTATTACGACAATTCTCCACACTCCATGCCGACAGGAAACAGATATCTGTTGGTTTGATTGGGGGCCCCAACACTGGCAAGTCTTCTATTATTAATACTCttctgaagaagaaggtctGCACTGTCGCCCCTATCCCTGGTGAGACTAAGGTTTGGCAATATGTGAGCCTTATGAAGAGAATATACCTCATAGATTGCCCGGGCGTTGTACCGCCATCAAGCACTGATACTCCTACTGACCTTGTCCTCCGCGGCGTCGTCCGAGTCGAGAAGGTAGAGCATCCAGAGCAGTACATATCAGCGCTTGTAGATAGGGTAAAGCGTCATCACATGGAAAAGACGTATGATCTCAAAGGGTGGACAAATGCGACTGAGCTTCTCGAGCTCCTTGCCAGGAAAAGCGGCCGCCTTCTTCGTGGAGGAGAGCCTGACTTGGATGGCGTCGCTAAAATGATGTTGAACGATTTTATGAGGGGTAAAATTCCCTGGTTCACCCCAGCTCCGTCGATGAACTCCGACAGCAACGGTATTGCTGGCCGTGACGGACGGCTCGGTGAGATGCCGAAAAAACGCTCCATAGAGGACACTGAGGATCCCTCCACAAGTACCTTGCCTACGGTTCCTGGGAAGGAGCACGGTGCGACTGATGCAGATAGCGAAGAAGTCTTCGAAGGCTTCAGCAGCGACGCTGAGCCACCTACCACCTCAGACCCGACCACCGACGCATCCGTCATACCAACCGCTACCAACTCATCGACCAGCAAGCGGAGAAAGAAGACGTGA